One window of the Amia ocellicauda isolate fAmiCal2 chromosome 18, fAmiCal2.hap1, whole genome shotgun sequence genome contains the following:
- the LOC136713792 gene encoding transcription factor HES-5-like — MAPVNICNMALSSKDKIKLRKPVVEKMRRDRINHSIEQLKKLLETEFKASQPSSKLEKADILEMAVCYLRENFHPSALFKTATPRQGYAEGFSKCLEETLRFLSVHDPLKESQVKVLNHFHKAEQASSREPPSSAVPAAHPAHILAPKRAVPSSAKSLWRPW; from the exons ATGGCGCCTGTAAACATTTGCAACATGGCTCTCAGCTCAAAAGACAAAATCAAA TTGAGAAAACCGGTGGTGGAGAAGATGCGCAGGGACCGCATCAACCACAGCATTGAGCAGCTGAAGAAGCTGCTGGAAACCGAATTCAAAGCGAGCCAGCCCAGCTCCAAGCTGGAGAAGGCTGACATCCTGGAGATGGCAGTCTGCTACCTGAGGGAGAACTTCCATCCCTCTGCGCTCTTCAAGACCGCCACTCCGAGGCAAGGCTACGCGGAGGGCTTTTCCAAGTGCCTGGAGGAGACCCTGCGCTTCTTGTCGGTGCACGACCCTCTGAAGGAGTCCCAGGTCAAGGTGCTGAACCACTTCCACAAGGCCGAGCAGGCCAGCAGCAGGGAGCCCCCCAGCTCCGCGGTTCCCGCTGCCCACCCTGCCCACATCCTCGCTCCCAAGCGCGCCGTGCCCAGCAGTGCCAAGTCTCTGTGGAGACCCTGGTGA
- the LOC136714133 gene encoding taste receptor type 1 member 1-like produces MYAAGCQILQLLDLTLAEINNSTQLLPNISLGYQVLDCSLDTDCLDSTLLFLSNKKTMYVDSQPLMYKKQTDIKAIFGPSYSATALGIGGIISASATNQKLSNKELYPSFMRTTPNDKNLVLAILQFLKGIGWKWVSLLVSADDYGSDVGKSFTELAPEYGLLVEMRKVQFSLFNQSVYYDENGDPPFGYDILLLRNQGSEFVFKSIGVYSQKTRQESIDENWVLFLRNKTDEYNCHLCPKAHWSPQGSERCFPRTLRYLSWDSGIGVGLLVSTSAVLLVVVATGAVFALKRHTPVVRSSGGKMAFIMLASLLSSCICLYGNFGMPSTLSCHFRTLSELCFTVCLACIAVRSCQLLCIFKLAAKLPKACDFWIKDRGQYVLIFLCTVPQVVISIYLITGDVPVPEYFEKDMVLLTCKTYNPFLNLSYNAALILLCFVFSYAGKNLPDNYNEAKCIAFSLFICIVSRVSYMTVITVYKGDTVDFHIACSLVNVSAAYGSYFLPKCYAILLRPELNTTAHFQSCIQLYTMQKSTH; encoded by the exons ATGTATGCGGCCGGATGCCAGATTCTTCAGCTGCTGGACCTCACGTTGGCCGAAATCAACAACTCCACTCAGCTCCTTCCCAACATCTCTCTGGGCTACCAGGTCTTGGACTGCTCCCTCGACACAGACTGCCTGGACTCCACTCTGTTGTTCCTGagcaacaagaaaacaatgtacGTGGACTCGCAGCCACTGATGTACAAGAAGCAGACCGACATCAAGGCGATCTTCGGACCCTCTTACAGTGCCACGGCTCTGGGAATAGGCGGAATT ATTTCCGCCTCAGCCACCAACCAGAAACTGAGTAACAAGGAGCTGTACCCTTCGTTCATGCGCACCACTCCCAATGACAAGAATTTAGTGTTGGCAATACTGCAGTTCTTGAAAGGGATTGGCTGGAAATGGGTGTCTCTGTTGGTCAGTGCCGATGACTACGGCAGTGATGTGGGTAAGAGCTTTACTGAGCTGGCCCCTGAGTACGGG CTGCTGGTGGAGATGAGAAAGGTGCAGTTCTCTCTCTTCAATCAGTCGGTTTACTACGATGAGAATGGAGATCCTCCCTTTGGCTATGACATCCTTCTGTTGAGAAACCAGGGGAGCGAGTTTGTATTCAAGAGCATCGGTGTCTACAGCCAGAAAACTAGACAAGAGTCCATAGATGAAAACTGGGTCCTCTTCCTGAGGAACAAG ACGG ATGAGTACAACTGCCATCTCTGCCCCAAGGCACACTGGTCTCCACAGGGGAGTGAGCGCTGCTTCCCGCGTACACTGCGGTACCTGTCCTGGGACAGTGGGATTGGCGTGGGGCTACTGGTGTCCACTTCAGCAGTGCTCCTGGTGGTGGTGGCCACAGGGGCCGTGTTCGCCCTAAAACGCCATACGCCGGTGGTGCGGTCTTCCGGGGGCAAGATGGCCTTCATCATGTTGGCCTCCCTTCTGTCCTCTTGCATCTGCCTGTACGGTAACTTCGGCATGCCCTCCACGCTGTCATGTCACTTCCGCACTCTCTCCGAATTGTGTTTCACTGTCTGCTTGGCCTGCATCGCCGTGCGCTCCTGCCAGCTCCTGTGTATCTTCAAACTGGCTGCCAAGCTCCCGAAAGCTTGCGATTTCTGGATCAAAGACCGGGGCCAGTATGTCCTCATCTTTCTGTGTACGGTCCCCCAGGTGGTGATTTCCATTTACCTCATTACTGGGGATGTCCCGGTCCCGGAGTACTTTGAGAAAGACATGGTTTTACTAACGTGCAAGACCTACAACCCCTTCTTAAATCTCAGCTACAACGCGGCTCTGATTTTGCTCTGCTTCGTCTTTTCCTATGCCGGGAAGAATTTACCAGACAACTACAACGAGGCTAAGTGTATCGCGTTCAGCTTGTTCATCTGCATCGTGTCCAGAGTCTCCTACATGACTGTGATTACGGTGTACAAGGGAGACACGGTGGACTTCCACATCGCTTGCTCTCTGGTGAACGTGTCTGCTGCCTATGGGAGTTATTTCCTACCCAAGTGTTACGCCATCCTTTTAAGGCCAGAGCTGAACACAACGGCCCATTTTCAGAGCTGCATTCAGTTGTACACCATGCAGAAATCCACACATTAG
- the tas1r1 gene encoding taste receptor type 1 member 1, which yields MDDCRRGTFNKHGYQLMQAMRFTIEEINNGSSRDGLLPGVSLGYQIYDTCTEPASILATIDLLVQQSNYYNVKKLNGTLESRAIAIIGPDSSSYAFTSATTLGYYLMPQISYEASNQMLSNKLLYPAFFRTIPSDNNQVRAIVQLLRRFNWTWIALLGSDNDYGQDGLQSLSTVASDNNICIAYQGIIPKYTDSTREQMITMIKKIMQTHVNTIVVFSSKRIATGFFQLVVEQNVTGKVWIGSEDWSVSTMVSGLPGIQTIGSVLGIGVKTAKMLGFQEFGVLAMEAAAYATGNSSNDTGEVAGHGLRCLQGCDHIQTLTTRDIPLELYDIQSSYNVYKAVYALAHALRSSLGCNSGKCAKEDVQPFNLLENLKQVNFSVGGTSMYFDQNGDPPTGYDIMAWDWAGGQLSLRVVGTFSPDPADLKINASLINWNSDSKGTVPQSLCSPDCPKGSRRLQTGSHVCCFDCQICPVDTFLNKTGLTFCQPCLIHEWSLSGSERCTNRTVVYLPWADWVSVVLLLASALTLFLTLVTAALFLVNLSTPVVKSAGGRTCLVMLASLAVATCSTLCHFGVPTLLACILKQSLFTLSFTVCLSCMAVRSLQIVCIFKMSAKLPRAYEVWARNNGPSIVIIVSAATELFISLMHVLEEQPSPTEVYNIYPHAILLECSGAQAIGSMLELGYITMLSFLCFAFSYLGKDLPANYNEAKCVTFSLLVYLISWLAFSTVYIVSRGKYSIIVNVIAVLASVLGILGGYFLPKVYIIVLKPQLNTAAHFQNCIQMYTTKKSEN from the exons ATGGACGACTGCCGAAG GGGCACATTCAATAAGCATGGCTACCAGCTGATGCAGGCGATGAGATTCACCATCGAAGAAATCAACAATGGCAGCAGTAGGGACGGCCTGCTTCCAGGAGTTTCCCTTGGCTACCAAATCTATGACACTTGCACCGAGCCTGCTAGCATACTGGCCACCATTGACCTCCTGGTCCAACAGTCCAATTACTACAATGTGAAAAAGCTCAACGGTACCCTTGAGTCCAGAGCTATAGCCATCATCGGGCCCGACAGCAGCAGCTATGCCTTCACCTCTGCCACCACACTGGGATATTACCTGATGCCACAG ATCAGCTATGAGGCCTCAAACCAAATGCTGAGTAACAAACTGCTGTACCCCGCATTCTTCCGCACGATTCCCAGCGACAATAACCAGGTGAGGGCCATTGTGCAGCTGCTGCGCAGGTTCAACTGGACGTGGATTGCTCTGCTGGGCAGCGACAACGACTACGGGCAGGATGGCTTGCAGAGTCTGTCCACAGTAGCTTCAGATAACAACATCTGCATTGCCTACCAGGGCATTATTCCCAAATACACCGACTCCACCCGAGAGCAGATGATCACGATGATCAAAAAAATCATGCAGACCCATGTCAACACCATAGTGGTCTTCTCCAGCAAACGAATTGCCACCGGCTTCTTCCAACTGGTGGTGGAGCAGAACGTCACGGGGAAAGTGTGGATTGGTTCGGAAGACTGGTCAGTGTCCACCATGGTGTCTGGACTGCCTGGCATCCAAACCATCGGGAGTGTCCTCGGCATCGGGGTCAAAACCGCCAAGATGCTCGGCTTCCAAGAGTTTGGAGTTCTCGCTATGGAAGCGGCAGCATATGCGACTGGCAACTCATCTAATGACACGGGTGAAGTGGCCGGCCACGGGTTAAGGTGCCTGCAAGGCTGTGATCACATCCAGACATTGACCACCAGAGACATACCGTTAGAACTGTATGATATCCAGTCCTCCTACAACGTTTACAAAGCTGTGTATGCTCTGGCACATGCACTGCGCTCTTCCCTGGGCTGCAACTCGGGGAAATGCGCCAAAGAGGATGTCCAACCATTTAAT CTTTTGGAAAACTTGAAACAAGTCAACTTCTCAGTGGGTGGCACATCCATGTATTTCGATCAGAATGGAGACCCCCCCACGGGTTATGATATCATGGCCTGGGACTGGGCAGGGGGGCAGTTGTCCCTCAGGGTGGTCGGCACATTCAGCCCTGACCCAGCAGATCTGAAAATCAACGCCTCCCTCATCAACTGGAACTCGGACAGCAAGGGCACA GTCCCGCAGTCCTTGTGTTCCCCAGACTGTCCCAAAGGTAGCAGGAGACTTCAGACTGGGTCTCATGTTTGCTGCTTTGACTGCCAGATCTGCCCAGTTGACACTTTCCTCAATAAGACTG GTTTGACCTTTTGCCAGCCGTGTCTGATTCATGAGTGGTCGCTGTCAGGGAGTGAAAGGTGTACCAACAGGACCGTGGTGTACCTCCCCTGGGCAGACTGGGTGTCGGTGGTCCTGCTCCTGGCCTCTGCTCTCACCCTCTTCCTGACGCTGGTCACCGCGGCCCTGTTCCTGGTGAACCTGAGCACGCCAGTGGTGAAGTCCGCAGGCGGGCGGACGTGCCTGGTGATGCTGGCCTCTCTGGCGGTGGCCACCTGCAGCACCTTGTGCCACTTTGGCGTTCCCACCCTGCTGGCCTGCATCCTCAAGCAGTCCCTCTTCACCCTCAGCTTCACTGTCTGCCTCTCCTGCATGGCCGTGCGCTCCCTCCAGATCGTGTGCATCTTCAAGATGTCCGCCAAGCTTCCCAGGGCCTACGAGGTGTGGGCCAGGAACAACGGGCCCTCGATCGTGATCATCGTCTCGGCTGCCACCGAGCTCTTCATCTCGCTGATGCACGTTCTCGAGGAGCAGCCATCCCCCACTGAGGTGTATAATATCTACCCTCACGCCATCCTCCTGGAGTGCAGTGGGGCCCAAGCTATCGGCTCCATGCTGGAGCTCGGCTACATCACCATGCTCAGCTTCCTGTGCTTTGCCTTCAGCTACCTGGGGAAAGACTTGCCCGCCAACTACAACGAAGCCAAGTGTGTCACCTTCAGTCTGCTGGTCTATCTCATCTCCTGGCTGGCCTTCTCCACTGTCTATATTGTCAGCAGGGGAAAGTACAGCATTATTGTCAATGTCATAGCTGTGCTGGCAAGTGTGCTGGGGATTCTGGGAGGTTATTTCCTGCCCAAGGTGTATATCATTGTGCTAAAACCCCAGCTCAACACGGCGGCTCATTTCCAGAACTGCATTCAGATGTACACCACGAAGAAGAGTGAGAATTGA
- the aldh4a1 gene encoding delta-1-pyrroline-5-carboxylate dehydrogenase, mitochondrial: MLRARAAVWRSWRGFRTFPFAAVEVKNEPILEFKDGSPERQALIQALNELKGKTEEIPCVVGDEQIWTKDIRYQLSPFQHAHKVAKFCYADKELLNKAIQASVAARREWDLTPVQDRAQIFFKAADMISGPRRAEILAKTMIGQGKTVVQAEIDAAPELIDFFRFNAKHAVDLEKQQPLPGEGSTNTMLYRGLEGFVAAISPFNFTAIGGNLAGTPALMGNVVLWKPSDTAMSASYVVYKVLREAGLPPNIIQFVPADGPIFGDAITASEHLAGINFTGSVPTFKRLWKQVAHNLDRYRNFPRVAGECGGKNFHFVHKSADVQSVVMGTIRSAFEYGGQKCSACSRMYVPDSLWPQIKQGLLAVHQQIKLGNPVEDFSTFFSAVIDDKSFARIKKWLDHAKTSKNLTVLAGGNCDNKQGYFVEPTIIETKDPQDIIMKEEIFGPVLTVYVYPENDYKEVLQLIDNTSPYSLTGAVFAQDKNVIDEAARALRNAAGNYYVNDKSTGSIVGQQPFGGARASGTNDKPGGQHYVLRWTSPQVVKETNVPLTDWKYPYMG, encoded by the exons ATGCTGCGTGCGAGGGCGGCGGTCTGGCGGTCTTGGAGAGG GTTCAGGACGTTCCCCTTTGCTGCGGTGGAAGTGAAGAATGAGCCCATTCTAGAGTTCAAAGACGGGAGCCCAGAGAGACAGGCTCTGATACAG GCCCTAAATGAGCTGAAGGGGAAAACGGAGGAAATCCCCTGTGTGGTGGGAGACGAACAAATCTGGACCAAAGACATAAGATACCAACTCTCG CCCTTCCAACATGCGCACAAAGTGGCCAAGTTCTGTTATGCTGATAAG GAACTGCTGAATAAAGCCATCCAGGCCTCCGTCGCAGCTCGCAGGGAATGGGACCTGACGCCCGTGCAGGACCGAGCCCAGATCTTCTTCAAGGCCGCAGACATGATCAGTGGACCCCGGAGAGCGGAGATCTTGGCCAAGACAATGATCGGCCAG GGCAAGACCGTGGTGCAGGCCGAGATCGACGCCGCCCCAGAACTGATCGACTTCTTCCGGTTCAACGCCAAGCATGCTGTTGACCTGGAGAAGCAGCAGCCGCTGCCGGGAGAGGGCAGCACCAACACCATGCTGTACCGAGGGTTGGAG GGGTTCGTAGCTGCCATCTCGCCGTTTAACTTCACTGCGATTGGCGGAAACCTGGCAGGAACTCCAGCACTGATG GGGAATGTAGTCCTGTGGAAGCCCAGCGACACCGCCATGTCGGCCAGCTATGTTGTCTACAAGGTCTTGCGGGAGGCGGGACTTCCTCCCAACATCATCCAGTTTGTGCCGGCCGACGGTCCCATCTTCGGAGACGCCATCACAGCATCTGAGCACCTGGCTGGCATCAATTTCACCGGCAGCGTACC AACCTTCAAACGGCTGTGGAAGCAGGTGGCGCACAACCTGGATCGCTATCGCAACTTCCCGCGCGTGGCAGGAG agtgcGGCGGGAAGAACTTCCACTTCGTGCACAAGTCTGCGGACGTCCAGAGCGTGGTGATGGGGACGATCCGCTCAGCCTTCGAGTACGGGGGGCAGAAGTGCTCGGCCTGCTCCCGGATGTACGTCCCCGACTCCCTGTGGCCGCAGATCAAACAGGGGCTCCTCGCCGTGCATCAGCAGATCAAGCTGGGCAAC CCTGTGGAGGACTTCAGTACGTTCTTCTCCGCTGTCATCGACGACAAG TCTTTCGCCCGTATTAAGAAGTGGCTGGACCATGCGAAGACTTCTAAAAACCTGACCGTTCTGGCGGGGGGGAATTGTGACAACAAGCAGGGGTACTTTGTGGAGCCCACTATCATTGAGACCAAGGACCCACAGGATATCATCATGAAAGAG GAGATCTTCGGCCCGGTGCTGACCGTGTATGTCTATCCCGAGAACGACTACAAGGAGGTACTGCAGCTCATTGACAACACGTCCCCCTACAGCCTAACGGGAGCTGTGTTTGCCCAAGACAA GAACGTCATCGACGAGGCCGCGAGGGCTCTGAGGAACGCAGCGGGCAACTACTACGTCAACGACAAGTCCACGGGCTCCATCGTGGGCCAGCAGCCGTTCGGGGGAGCGAGAGCTTCAG GGACCAACGACAAGCCGGGAGGCCAACACTACGTCCTGCGGTGGACCTCTCCCCAGGTGGTGAAGGAGACAAACGTTCCGCTGACAGACTGGAAGTACCCCTACATGGGTTGA